A stretch of the Anaeromyxobacter sp. genome encodes the following:
- a CDS encoding response regulator, with protein sequence MLTAGLLLAAATAAPLLVLPGRLEARDRLEEERRAVDLARAFAGAGEVAIDFGDQARAAEVLRGLQQVKGPVYARLRGPDGWPLAVWGTPPLAAVAAAPPAAGLEPVVGDEGGLIHATVPVITRSGQRGALELGLGLEGLGRRRDEARALVSVTASVIFLVGLVAAAGLLTLLVRPLEQVTEVAGRIARGEEGAARHLDATERGEAGAMASALGGVVDQLVAQRAMLEAQNEASDDGILTLGLDGKVLVHNRRFRQLCELPVEALVGGAWPALRQRLQPLLAAPLPAWLEADAPALPVEGPATEELACQDGRHVELHAAPIRTPHGAVSGLSLTFRDVTVVRQAEARVRNLNVELEARVAIRTGELARANAELATRLEELHRTQDQLVQADRAIAIGRLAAGVAHEINNPLAYVAANLKFVREHLPTLGPGTPPPDGTAAVSVEELQEALADAADGSARVARIVSDLKAYSRPTAEERVPTSLEGAMEAALSMAAHELRHRATVVRHYQPAPLAVADRVRLSQVFLNLLLNAAQAIPPGAADLHLVTATVGVGEGGWPFAEVRDTGCGIPADVLGRIFDPFFTTRPLGQGTGLGLSTSQGIVTGLDGRIEVWSEPGHGSAFRVLLPPAGPAPAGPDGPALTPPLRAGRLLVLDDEPAIGAAVRRMLAGALEVEVATCPRQVLDRVAAGERFDHLLCDLMMPVMTGMQFEAELVLRAPEQAERLVFMTGGAFTEAAAAFVERNRARCLDKPFDLDTLRSALHAIRPA encoded by the coding sequence GTGCTCACCGCGGGGCTGCTGCTGGCCGCGGCCACGGCGGCGCCGTTGCTGGTGCTGCCCGGCCGCCTGGAGGCGCGCGACCGCCTGGAGGAGGAGCGCCGGGCCGTCGACCTGGCGCGCGCCTTCGCCGGCGCCGGCGAGGTGGCCATCGACTTCGGCGACCAGGCCCGGGCGGCCGAGGTGCTGCGCGGCCTGCAGCAGGTGAAGGGGCCAGTCTACGCGCGGCTGCGCGGGCCGGACGGCTGGCCGCTGGCGGTGTGGGGCACGCCGCCGCTGGCCGCCGTGGCGGCGGCGCCGCCGGCCGCCGGGCTGGAGCCGGTGGTCGGTGACGAGGGAGGGCTGATCCACGCCACGGTGCCGGTGATCACCCGCTCCGGCCAGCGCGGCGCGCTGGAGCTCGGGCTCGGCCTGGAAGGGCTGGGGCGCCGGCGCGACGAGGCGCGCGCCCTGGTGTCGGTGACGGCCAGCGTGATCTTCCTGGTGGGGCTGGTGGCGGCGGCGGGGCTCCTAACGCTGCTGGTCCGCCCGCTGGAGCAGGTCACCGAGGTGGCCGGGCGCATCGCCCGCGGCGAGGAGGGCGCGGCCCGCCACCTGGACGCGACGGAGCGCGGCGAGGCCGGCGCCATGGCCTCGGCGCTGGGCGGCGTGGTGGACCAGCTGGTGGCGCAGCGGGCCATGCTGGAGGCCCAGAACGAGGCCTCCGACGACGGCATCCTGACCCTCGGCCTCGACGGCAAGGTGCTGGTCCACAACCGTCGGTTCCGGCAGCTCTGCGAGCTCCCGGTGGAGGCGCTGGTCGGCGGGGCCTGGCCGGCCCTCCGGCAGCGGCTGCAGCCGCTCTTGGCCGCGCCCCTGCCGGCCTGGCTGGAGGCCGACGCGCCCGCGCTGCCCGTGGAGGGCCCGGCCACCGAGGAGCTGGCCTGCCAGGACGGGCGCCACGTCGAGCTGCACGCGGCGCCCATCCGTACGCCGCACGGCGCGGTGAGCGGCCTCAGCCTCACCTTCCGCGACGTCACGGTGGTGCGCCAGGCGGAGGCGCGGGTGCGCAACCTCAACGTGGAGCTGGAGGCCCGGGTGGCCATCCGCACCGGCGAGCTGGCCCGGGCCAACGCCGAGCTGGCCACCCGGCTCGAGGAGTTGCACCGCACCCAGGACCAGCTGGTGCAGGCCGACCGGGCCATCGCCATCGGGCGGCTGGCCGCCGGCGTGGCCCACGAGATCAACAACCCGCTGGCCTACGTGGCGGCCAACCTGAAGTTCGTGCGGGAGCACCTGCCCACCCTGGGCCCGGGTACGCCCCCGCCGGACGGCACCGCGGCGGTCTCGGTGGAGGAGCTGCAGGAGGCGCTGGCGGACGCCGCCGACGGCTCGGCGCGGGTGGCGCGCATCGTCAGCGACCTCAAGGCCTACAGCCGGCCCACCGCCGAGGAGCGGGTCCCCACCAGCCTGGAGGGCGCCATGGAGGCCGCGCTGTCGATGGCCGCCCACGAGCTGCGCCACCGCGCCACCGTGGTGCGCCACTACCAGCCGGCGCCCCTGGCGGTGGCGGATCGGGTCAGGCTGTCGCAGGTCTTCCTCAACCTGCTCCTCAACGCGGCCCAGGCCATCCCGCCGGGCGCCGCCGACCTCCACCTGGTCACCGCCACGGTGGGCGTGGGCGAGGGCGGCTGGCCCTTCGCCGAGGTCCGCGACACCGGCTGCGGCATCCCGGCCGACGTGCTCGGCAGGATCTTCGATCCCTTCTTCACCACCCGGCCGCTGGGCCAGGGCACCGGGCTGGGGCTCTCCACCTCGCAGGGCATCGTCACCGGCCTGGACGGCCGCATCGAGGTCTGGAGCGAGCCCGGGCACGGATCCGCCTTCCGGGTGCTGCTCCCGCCCGCCGGCCCGGCGCCGGCCGGCCCGGACGGCCCGGCCCTCACCCCGCCACTGCGCGCCGGGCGGCTCCTGGTGCTGGACGACGAGCCGGCCATCGGCGCCGCGGTGCGCCGCATGCTGGCCGGCGCGCTCGAGGTGGAGGTGGCCACCTGCCCGCGCCAGGTGCTGGACCGGGTGGCCGCCGGCGAGCGCTTCGACCACCTGCTCTGCGACCTGATGATGCCGGTCATGACCGGCATGCAGTTCGAGGCCGAGCTGGTCCTCCGGGCGCCCGAGCAGGCCGAGCGCCTGGTCTTCATGACCGGCGGCGCGTTCACCGAGGCCGCCGCGGCCTTCGTGGAGCGGAACCGGGCCCGCTGCCTCGACAAGCCCTTCGACCTCGACACGCTCCGGAGCGCCCTGCATGCCATCCGCCCCGCCTGA
- a CDS encoding pirin family protein, with product MITVRPAAARGHFDHGWLDTSHTFSFAGYQDPAHMGFRALRVLNEDRVAPGEGFGTHAHRDMEILTWVLSGALAHRDSTGGGGVLRPGDVQRMSAGAGVTHSEFNGSDAEPVHFLQVWLLPDRRGHAPSYEQRTFPAAGRQGALQLIASPDGAEGSTTIHQDARVHAAALAPGRQVALALAPGRHAWVQVARGAVEVNGRRLEAGDGAALSEEPLVTLTGAPGEPAEALVFDLP from the coding sequence ATGATCACCGTGCGCCCGGCCGCCGCGCGCGGCCACTTCGACCACGGCTGGCTCGACACCAGCCACACCTTCTCCTTCGCCGGCTACCAGGACCCGGCGCACATGGGGTTCCGCGCCCTGCGCGTCCTCAACGAGGACCGGGTGGCCCCGGGGGAGGGCTTCGGCACCCACGCCCACCGCGACATGGAGATCCTGACCTGGGTCCTCTCCGGCGCCCTGGCCCACCGCGACTCCACCGGCGGCGGCGGGGTGCTCCGGCCCGGCGACGTGCAGCGCATGAGCGCCGGCGCCGGGGTGACCCACTCCGAGTTCAACGGCTCGGACGCCGAGCCGGTCCACTTCCTCCAGGTCTGGCTCCTGCCCGACCGGCGCGGCCACGCGCCGTCCTACGAGCAGCGCACCTTCCCGGCGGCGGGGCGGCAGGGGGCGCTGCAGCTCATCGCCTCGCCGGACGGCGCCGAGGGCTCCACCACCATCCACCAGGACGCCCGCGTCCACGCCGCCGCCCTCGCGCCCGGCCGGCAGGTGGCGCTCGCGCTGGCTCCGGGCCGCCACGCCTGGGTGCAGGTGGCGCGCGGGGCGGTGGAGGTGAACGGCCGCCGGCTCGAGGCCGGCGACGGCGCGGCCCTCTCCGAGGAGCCCCTGGTGACGCTCACCGGCGCCCCCGGCGAGCCGGCCGAGGCCCTGGTCTTCGACCTGCCCTGA
- a CDS encoding hemerythrin family protein — protein sequence MAITWTPKLAVGVPQIDEEHQELFRRVNALLDAMAASRATQEVLPLLDFLSDYVGTHFGGEQRLMAAHRYPGAAAHVSQHTYFVGEYQALASEVNRSGPTALLTIKLNKLLCEWLREHVGTTDRKLGVFLQQAGAPAQR from the coding sequence ATGGCGATCACCTGGACCCCCAAGCTGGCCGTCGGCGTGCCGCAGATCGACGAGGAGCACCAGGAGCTCTTCCGCCGCGTCAACGCGCTGCTCGACGCCATGGCCGCCTCGCGCGCCACGCAGGAGGTCCTGCCGCTGCTCGACTTCCTCTCCGACTACGTCGGGACCCACTTCGGCGGCGAGCAGCGGCTCATGGCGGCGCACCGCTACCCGGGGGCCGCCGCGCACGTCTCGCAGCACACCTACTTCGTCGGCGAGTATCAGGCGCTGGCGTCCGAGGTGAACCGGAGCGGCCCCACGGCGCTCCTCACCATCAAGCTGAACAAGCTGCTCTGCGAGTGGCTGCGCGAGCACGTCGGCACCACCGACCGGAAGCTCGGCGTGTTCCTGCAGCAGGCCGGCGCGCCGGCGCAGCGCTGA
- a CDS encoding carbon-nitrogen hydrolase, giving the protein MKTTFNVGLVQMAMSRDLEANTEKAAQKVAEAAGRGAEVVCLPEMYRSPYFCQSETHAFFDLAEKVDGPSVRRLSQVARQHGVAVVVPIFEERATGLYHNSAVVLDADGSVAGLYRKMHIPDDPGFYEKFYFTPGDLGFKAIDVKAGRIGTLICWDQWYPEAARLTALCGASVLFYPTAIGWHPAEKAEFGAAQRDAWKTMQRSHAIANGCYVAAVNRVGHERETPDAVGLEFWGTTFLCDPYGVVVAEASTGGEETLVAPVDLAKVQEMRRHWPFLRDRRIDAYGDLTRRFRD; this is encoded by the coding sequence ATGAAGACGACATTCAACGTGGGCCTGGTCCAGATGGCGATGTCGCGGGACCTCGAGGCCAACACCGAGAAGGCCGCCCAGAAGGTGGCCGAGGCGGCCGGGCGCGGGGCCGAGGTGGTCTGCCTCCCGGAGATGTACCGCTCGCCCTACTTCTGCCAGTCCGAGACCCACGCCTTCTTCGACCTGGCCGAGAAGGTGGACGGCCCGTCGGTGCGGCGGCTCTCGCAGGTGGCCAGGCAGCACGGCGTGGCGGTGGTGGTGCCCATCTTCGAGGAGCGGGCCACCGGCCTCTACCACAACAGCGCCGTGGTCCTGGACGCCGACGGCTCGGTGGCCGGCCTCTACCGCAAGATGCACATCCCGGACGACCCGGGCTTCTACGAGAAGTTCTACTTCACCCCCGGCGACCTGGGCTTCAAGGCCATCGACGTGAAGGCCGGCCGCATCGGCACCCTCATCTGCTGGGACCAGTGGTACCCGGAGGCGGCGCGCCTCACCGCCCTGTGCGGCGCCTCGGTGCTCTTCTACCCCACCGCCATCGGCTGGCACCCGGCCGAGAAGGCCGAGTTCGGCGCGGCCCAGCGCGACGCCTGGAAGACCATGCAGCGCAGCCACGCCATCGCCAACGGCTGCTACGTGGCGGCCGTCAACCGGGTGGGGCACGAGCGCGAGACCCCCGACGCGGTGGGCCTGGAGTTCTGGGGCACCACCTTCCTGTGCGACCCCTACGGCGTGGTGGTGGCCGAGGCCTCCACCGGCGGCGAGGAGACCCTGGTGGCCCCGGTGGACCTCGCCAAGGTCCAGGAGATGCGGCGCCACTGGCCCTTCCTGCGCGACCGCCGCATCGACGCCTACGGCGACCTGACCCGGCGGTTCCGCGATTGA
- a CDS encoding agmatine deiminase family protein, translated as MASSTPADQGFSMPAEWAPHDATWLAWPHHAPDWPGRFAPIPWVFAEIVRHVARGETVRLSVQDAAHERKVRGVLGRAGVSLENVELRRFPTDRIWARDHGPIWLTRSGPQAAKAIARFRFDGWSKYPNWRRDDRIPGRAARALRVPLLPVVHRGREVVLEGGGIDVNGRGSILTTEEWLLDPAVQVRNPGFSRADYQQVFRAALGAPNTIWLGKGIAGDDTHGHVDDLARFTDARTIVLCREEDPRDPNHVPLEENRERLEGARLEDGSRPELAFLPMPSPVVFDGQRLPASYANFYVCNAAVLVPTFNDPKDRVALGLLAELFRDRPVVGIHALDLVWGLGTLHCLSQQEPSVPPRVHTTAQAG; from the coding sequence ATGGCCTCCAGCACCCCGGCCGACCAGGGCTTCTCCATGCCGGCCGAGTGGGCGCCCCACGACGCCACCTGGCTGGCCTGGCCGCACCACGCCCCCGACTGGCCCGGCCGCTTCGCCCCCATCCCCTGGGTCTTCGCCGAGATCGTCCGCCACGTCGCCCGCGGCGAGACGGTGCGCCTCTCGGTGCAGGACGCCGCCCACGAGCGGAAGGTGCGCGGGGTGCTGGGCCGGGCCGGGGTCTCGCTGGAGAACGTGGAGCTGCGCCGCTTCCCCACCGACCGGATCTGGGCCCGCGACCACGGCCCCATCTGGCTGACCCGCAGCGGGCCGCAGGCGGCCAAGGCCATCGCCCGCTTCCGCTTCGACGGCTGGTCCAAGTACCCCAACTGGCGGCGCGACGACCGCATCCCGGGGCGGGCCGCCAGGGCGCTCCGGGTGCCGCTCCTGCCGGTGGTCCACCGCGGCCGCGAGGTGGTGCTGGAGGGCGGCGGCATCGACGTGAACGGGCGCGGCTCGATCCTCACCACCGAGGAGTGGCTGCTCGACCCGGCCGTGCAGGTGCGCAACCCCGGCTTCTCCCGCGCCGACTACCAGCAGGTCTTCCGGGCGGCCCTGGGCGCGCCCAACACCATCTGGCTCGGCAAGGGCATCGCCGGCGACGACACCCACGGCCACGTGGACGACCTGGCGCGCTTCACCGACGCCCGCACCATCGTGCTGTGCCGCGAGGAGGACCCGCGCGACCCCAACCACGTGCCGCTGGAGGAGAACCGCGAGCGGCTGGAGGGGGCCCGGCTGGAGGACGGCTCGAGGCCCGAGCTGGCCTTCCTGCCCATGCCCTCGCCGGTGGTCTTCGACGGGCAGCGCCTGCCGGCCTCCTACGCCAACTTCTACGTCTGCAACGCCGCCGTGCTGGTGCCCACCTTCAACGACCCGAAGGACCGGGTGGCGCTGGGCCTGCTGGCCGAGCTGTTCCGCGACCGCCCGGTGGTGGGCATCCACGCCCTCGACCTGGTGTGGGGCCTCGGCACGCTCCACTGCCTGTCGCAGCAGGAGCCGTCGGTGCCGCCCCGGGTGCACACCACCGCCCAGGCGGGGTGA
- the rimO gene encoding 30S ribosomal protein S12 methylthiotransferase RimO, giving the protein MTTRVYLHTLGCPKNRVDSEVMLGTLTVAGYRLVQDPAKAEIIVVNTCGFIESAKVESVEAIVELADWKRAGRCKKLVVTGCLVQRHAEELARELPEVDHFLGTGAYQDIASVVAGAQAARLVVPDPDFVHSAQSPRINSLPSHTAYLKIAEGCDNACAFCIIPTLRGAQRSRPVEDLVAEAEQLAAQGTVELSLVAQDLTAYGQDLPGKVRLLQLLPALCQVEGIRWIRLHYAYPRDFPVALMEAIAEQPKIVKYLDMPLQHSSDRLLRAMKRGRDSTFLRELLAKLRRKVPGLALRTSLIVGLPGETEADFDDLLSFVEEQRFERLGVFEYSAEEGTPAAEMGHQVPAALKKERFQRIMEVQRDISAAHQRAMIGRTVEVLVEGRAEETEHLLAGRHAQQAPEIDGITYLNDGVAYPGELVRVEITDAADYDLVGRVVGRDQARARTTLPAARRKPPAAPPRKRGGLTVIP; this is encoded by the coding sequence ATGACCACCCGCGTCTACCTGCACACCCTCGGCTGCCCCAAGAACCGCGTCGACTCCGAGGTGATGCTCGGCACGCTCACCGTGGCCGGCTACCGCCTGGTCCAGGACCCGGCCAAGGCCGAGATCATCGTGGTCAACACCTGCGGCTTCATCGAGAGCGCCAAGGTGGAGTCGGTGGAGGCCATCGTCGAGCTGGCCGACTGGAAGCGCGCCGGCCGCTGCAAGAAGCTGGTGGTGACCGGCTGCCTGGTGCAGCGCCACGCCGAGGAGCTGGCCAGGGAGCTGCCCGAGGTGGACCACTTCCTCGGCACCGGCGCCTACCAGGACATCGCCAGCGTGGTGGCCGGCGCCCAGGCGGCGCGCCTGGTGGTGCCCGACCCCGACTTCGTCCACTCGGCGCAGAGCCCGCGCATCAACTCGCTGCCCTCCCACACCGCCTACCTCAAGATCGCCGAGGGCTGCGACAACGCCTGCGCCTTCTGCATCATCCCCACGCTGCGCGGGGCCCAGCGCTCCCGCCCGGTGGAGGACCTGGTGGCCGAGGCCGAGCAGCTGGCGGCCCAGGGCACCGTGGAGCTGTCGCTGGTGGCGCAGGACCTGACCGCCTACGGCCAGGACCTGCCCGGCAAGGTCCGGCTGCTCCAGCTGCTGCCCGCGCTCTGCCAGGTGGAGGGGATCCGCTGGATCCGGCTCCACTACGCCTACCCGCGCGACTTCCCGGTGGCCCTGATGGAGGCCATCGCCGAGCAGCCCAAGATCGTGAAGTACCTCGACATGCCGCTGCAGCACTCCTCGGACCGGCTGCTGCGCGCCATGAAGCGGGGCCGGGACTCGACCTTCCTGCGCGAGCTGCTGGCCAAGCTGCGCCGGAAGGTGCCGGGCCTGGCGCTGCGCACCTCGCTCATCGTGGGTCTGCCGGGCGAGACCGAGGCCGACTTCGACGACCTGCTCTCGTTCGTGGAGGAGCAGCGCTTCGAGCGGCTGGGGGTGTTCGAGTACTCCGCCGAGGAGGGGACGCCGGCGGCCGAGATGGGCCACCAGGTGCCCGCGGCGCTCAAGAAGGAGCGCTTCCAGCGGATCATGGAGGTGCAGCGCGACATCAGCGCGGCCCACCAGCGGGCCATGATCGGCCGCACCGTCGAGGTGCTGGTGGAGGGGCGCGCCGAGGAGACCGAGCACCTGCTGGCCGGCCGCCACGCCCAGCAGGCGCCGGAGATCGACGGGATCACCTACCTGAACGACGGCGTGGCCTACCCCGGCGAGCTGGTGCGGGTGGAGATCACCGACGCCGCCGACTACGACCTGGTCGGCAGGGTGGTGGGGCGCGACCAGGCGCGGGCCCGGACCACGCTGCCGGCGGCGCGGCGCAAGCCCCCGGCGGCGCCGCCCCGGAAGCGCGGCGGGCTCACCGTCATCCCCTGA
- a CDS encoding TonB-dependent receptor: protein MPSAPPDRRLAAAAAALALALAPAPVRSGVPEDAVEVGDLDLEALLDPNLAAASLHEERSSAAPAAVFVLTSEDLRAGGFRTLSEALRTVPGLFTYSDGFYQYAGVRGTGLLVDYTTRLLVLIDGHPVNNTLGIGENSLGPDLPVPLGLVERIEVVKGPAGGVYGPTAFLGVVNVVTLRGSSPGWAASVDTTLAQGGALGGRISGGGTGVVGGWQVTAGVEAEQSHGFAWTYPELAASTDRPAPPGGVVAGVDQWSAQRAYLRAARHDLELRAGCARWRRGLPSAPYSSIILDERNQVETQACFAQLGVEQPLGERAGIALRLGVDHFAYRDYYAYEPPGQGQGGGTGPFRDHGTDDWLSADVRLRWSLAAPWSFTLGATGEAHDTTQLSQADLIPPLSVDPVNGLGVGTIRASYLTLNTYALAEWEVAAGVVLHGSLSWFWHELFGQRVSPRAALVWRPTPRARVKAIYSEGFRPPTAAEAFFDDEVFFIPNPDVRPETVRSAELRYEHRVAAGVALGLSLFRNHYQDLIVTATVPAPGVPNPDPANPSDFRQQSVNSGSFQVLGGELGVEVNVEGTLRAYGGVSLQQASSGRPNFPAVTGNLAVASRAPWRPLTLSLLAAFTGRRDKDPVALAPGVKPEVGPALRLDARAVLEVPGAPGLTVEAGLANLLDSVVLHPAPQDFAPLTELPEPPRTFRLGLRYQR, encoded by the coding sequence ATGCCATCCGCCCCGCCTGACCGGCGCCTCGCCGCCGCTGCCGCCGCCCTCGCGCTGGCCCTGGCGCCCGCGCCGGTCCGGTCAGGGGTGCCGGAGGACGCGGTGGAGGTCGGCGACCTCGACCTGGAGGCGCTGCTCGACCCGAACCTGGCCGCTGCCTCGCTGCACGAGGAGCGCAGCTCGGCGGCCCCGGCGGCGGTCTTCGTGCTGACCAGCGAGGACCTCCGGGCCGGCGGGTTCCGGACCCTCTCCGAGGCGCTGCGGACGGTGCCGGGCCTCTTCACCTACAGCGACGGGTTCTACCAGTACGCCGGCGTCCGGGGCACCGGCCTGCTGGTGGACTACACCACCCGGCTCCTCGTCCTCATCGACGGGCACCCGGTCAACAACACGCTCGGGATCGGGGAGAACTCGCTGGGCCCGGACCTGCCGGTGCCGCTCGGCCTGGTGGAGCGGATCGAGGTGGTGAAGGGGCCGGCCGGCGGCGTCTACGGTCCGACCGCCTTCCTCGGCGTGGTCAACGTGGTGACGCTGCGCGGCTCGTCGCCTGGCTGGGCGGCCAGCGTGGACACCACCCTGGCCCAGGGTGGCGCCCTCGGCGGCCGGATCTCCGGCGGGGGCACCGGTGTGGTGGGAGGCTGGCAGGTCACCGCTGGCGTGGAGGCGGAGCAGTCCCACGGCTTCGCCTGGACCTACCCGGAGCTCGCGGCGTCGACCGACCGACCCGCTCCGCCCGGAGGGGTGGTGGCCGGCGTGGACCAGTGGAGCGCGCAGCGGGCCTACCTGCGCGCGGCCCGGCACGATCTGGAGCTCCGGGCCGGATGCGCCCGCTGGCGGCGCGGCCTCCCCTCAGCGCCCTACTCCAGCATCATCCTGGACGAGCGGAACCAGGTGGAGACGCAGGCCTGCTTTGCCCAGCTCGGGGTGGAGCAGCCGCTCGGCGAGCGGGCCGGGATCGCGCTGCGCCTCGGCGTCGATCACTTCGCCTACCGTGACTACTACGCGTACGAGCCGCCGGGGCAGGGCCAGGGCGGCGGCACCGGGCCCTTCCGGGACCATGGGACCGACGACTGGCTCTCCGCGGACGTCCGGCTGCGCTGGTCGCTCGCCGCCCCCTGGAGCTTCACGCTCGGCGCCACCGGCGAGGCCCACGACACCACCCAGCTCTCGCAGGCCGACTTGATCCCGCCGCTCTCGGTCGACCCCGTGAACGGGCTGGGCGTGGGGACCATCCGCGCGAGCTACCTCACGCTCAACACCTACGCCCTGGCCGAGTGGGAGGTGGCCGCCGGCGTGGTGCTGCACGGCAGCCTGTCCTGGTTCTGGCACGAGCTCTTCGGGCAGCGGGTCTCACCGCGGGCCGCCCTGGTGTGGCGCCCGACCCCGCGGGCCAGGGTGAAGGCCATCTACTCCGAAGGCTTCCGGCCGCCCACCGCCGCGGAGGCCTTCTTCGACGACGAGGTCTTCTTCATCCCCAACCCCGACGTCCGCCCGGAGACCGTCCGCTCCGCCGAGCTGCGCTACGAGCACCGGGTGGCCGCGGGCGTGGCGCTCGGCCTGAGCCTCTTCAGAAACCACTACCAGGACCTCATCGTCACCGCGACGGTCCCGGCGCCGGGGGTGCCCAACCCCGACCCCGCCAACCCCTCGGACTTCAGGCAGCAGTCCGTCAACAGCGGCTCGTTCCAGGTGCTCGGCGGCGAGCTGGGGGTCGAGGTGAACGTCGAGGGGACGCTGCGGGCCTACGGGGGGGTGTCGCTCCAGCAGGCCAGCTCGGGTCGGCCCAACTTCCCGGCCGTGACGGGCAACCTGGCCGTCGCCTCCCGGGCGCCCTGGCGGCCGCTCACCCTGTCACTCCTGGCGGCCTTCACCGGGCGGCGCGACAAGGACCCGGTGGCGCTGGCCCCGGGCGTGAAGCCCGAGGTCGGCCCGGCGCTCCGCCTCGACGCGCGCGCCGTGCTGGAGGTTCCCGGGGCACCCGGGCTCACCGTGGAGGCCGGCCTGGCCAACCTGCTGGACTCGGTGGTGCTCCACCCGGCGCCGCAAGACTTCGCGCCGCTCACCGAGCTGCCCGAGCCCCCGCGCACCTTCCGGCTCGGCCTGCGCTACCAGCGCTAG
- a CDS encoding ferric reductase-like transmembrane domain-containing protein gives MGLYALLALFPLLLLLAAPASYGGGFMEELASALGFLALSLLAMQFVLTARFQWIAPPFGTDLVYAFHRHVTAVALCFALLHPVLLFGATLRDALGYLWPWAAPWEIATGVWSAYALLALSLASWLRKRLRLPYEAWRWTHGALAVAALGVGVWHAVLAGRLLSRPVVRWLWLAWTFGWMGLLLRVRVMKPLALLRRPWTVVAVRQERCDSVTLVLEPEGHPGFRFRPGQFAWLTLGGSPFSGREHPFSISSSSQQAPRIELSVKAAGDHTRQVQATRPGARAWLDGPYGSMSIDAFPDVDGYVFVAGGIGLAPCLSMLRTLADRGDRRPHLVVYGTADWERTPFREDLAALQGRLDLRVVHVLERPPAGWTGEQGYITEALLDRWLPRAGRHGHFVCGPGPMMDAVEVALQRLGVPLSDLHAERFDLV, from the coding sequence ATGGGCCTGTACGCCCTGCTGGCGCTCTTCCCCCTGCTGCTGCTGCTGGCCGCGCCGGCCTCGTACGGCGGCGGCTTCATGGAGGAGCTGGCCTCGGCGCTCGGCTTCCTGGCCCTCTCGCTGCTGGCCATGCAGTTCGTGCTGACCGCCCGCTTCCAGTGGATCGCCCCGCCCTTCGGCACGGACCTGGTCTACGCCTTCCACCGCCACGTCACGGCGGTGGCCCTGTGCTTCGCCCTGCTCCACCCGGTGCTGCTGTTCGGCGCCACCCTGCGCGACGCCCTCGGCTACCTGTGGCCCTGGGCCGCGCCCTGGGAGATCGCCACCGGGGTCTGGTCGGCCTACGCGCTGCTGGCCCTGTCGCTGGCCTCCTGGCTGCGCAAGCGGCTGCGCCTCCCCTACGAGGCCTGGCGCTGGACCCACGGGGCGCTGGCGGTGGCGGCCCTGGGGGTGGGCGTGTGGCACGCCGTGCTGGCCGGGCGGCTCCTGTCGCGCCCGGTGGTGCGCTGGCTCTGGCTGGCCTGGACCTTCGGCTGGATGGGGCTGCTCCTGCGGGTGCGGGTCATGAAGCCCCTGGCCCTGCTGCGCCGGCCCTGGACCGTGGTGGCGGTGCGGCAGGAGCGCTGCGACTCGGTCACCCTGGTGCTGGAGCCCGAGGGGCACCCGGGCTTCCGCTTCCGGCCCGGCCAGTTCGCCTGGCTCACCCTGGGCGGCTCGCCGTTCTCGGGCCGGGAGCACCCCTTCTCCATCTCCTCCTCCTCGCAGCAGGCGCCCCGCATCGAGCTCTCGGTGAAGGCCGCCGGCGACCACACCCGGCAGGTGCAGGCCACCCGCCCCGGCGCGCGCGCCTGGCTCGACGGCCCCTACGGCTCGATGTCCATCGACGCCTTCCCGGACGTGGACGGCTACGTCTTCGTGGCCGGCGGCATCGGCCTGGCCCCCTGCCTCTCCATGCTGCGCACCCTGGCCGACCGCGGCGACCGGCGCCCCCACCTGGTGGTCTACGGCACCGCCGACTGGGAGCGGACCCCCTTCCGCGAGGACCTGGCCGCGCTGCAGGGGCGGCTCGACCTCCGGGTGGTCCACGTGCTGGAGCGGCCGCCGGCCGGCTGGACCGGCGAGCAGGGCTACATCACCGAGGCGCTGCTGGACCGCTGGCTGCCGCGCGCCGGCCGCCACGGCCACTTCGTGTGCGGCCCCGGGCCGATGATGGACGCCGTGGAGGTGGCGCTGCAGCGGCTGGGCGTGCCCCTCTCCGACCTGCACGCCGAGCGCTTCGACCTGGTGTGA